From the Chitinolyticbacter meiyuanensis genome, one window contains:
- the xseA gene encoding exodeoxyribonuclease VII large subunit translates to MFTELSSTSHNAVSITELNRRVRDLLEGSFPVMWVAGEVSNFKRYGSGHCYFSLKDTSAQVRCVMFRNRAALLDFEPREGTQVEARVVVTLYEARGDFQLTVEAMRPAGLGTLFEAFEALKKQLAAEGLFEAQRKRAVPAFPRAIGIVTSPRAAALRDVLTALARRMPGLPVILYPTAVQGASAAAEIAAAIRTASMRAEVDTLIVCRGGGSLEDLWAFNEEVVARAIAACGMPVVSGVGHETDFTIADFVADLRAATPTAAAELASPHRGEWLARLEHLARQLARSQERALQQRMQRLDALARRLRHPGEQLAVQRMRLDGLARRLAQLRQRRLDQLDDALARQRLRLAYARPDLPPLAVQLAGLKQRLPGALRHANERRQAQLAQLQARLTALNPEAVLSRGYALIERQGTVVTAASALQGGDVLKLRFADGAVDAQVTQGTGEQAQLF, encoded by the coding sequence GTGTTCACCGAATTGTCAAGCACTTCACACAATGCCGTAAGCATCACCGAACTCAACCGTCGGGTTCGCGATCTGCTGGAGGGCAGCTTCCCGGTGATGTGGGTGGCGGGGGAGGTTTCCAACTTCAAGCGCTATGGCTCCGGCCATTGCTATTTCAGCCTGAAGGACACCAGCGCCCAGGTGCGCTGCGTGATGTTCCGCAACCGCGCCGCCCTGCTCGATTTCGAGCCGCGCGAAGGCACCCAGGTCGAAGCCCGCGTGGTGGTGACGCTGTATGAAGCACGTGGCGATTTCCAGCTCACCGTCGAGGCGATGCGTCCGGCCGGCCTCGGCACGCTGTTCGAGGCGTTCGAGGCCTTGAAGAAGCAGCTCGCGGCCGAGGGCCTGTTCGAGGCGCAACGCAAGCGTGCGGTGCCCGCGTTTCCCCGGGCCATCGGCATCGTCACCTCGCCACGCGCGGCCGCTTTGCGCGATGTGCTGACCGCACTGGCGCGGCGCATGCCGGGTCTGCCGGTCATCCTGTACCCCACCGCGGTGCAGGGTGCCAGCGCAGCGGCGGAGATCGCCGCAGCCATCCGTACCGCAAGCATGCGCGCCGAGGTCGACACGCTGATCGTCTGCCGCGGTGGCGGCAGCCTGGAAGACCTGTGGGCGTTCAATGAGGAAGTGGTAGCTCGCGCCATCGCCGCATGCGGCATGCCGGTGGTCAGTGGCGTCGGGCACGAGACCGATTTCACCATCGCCGATTTCGTCGCCGACCTGCGTGCAGCCACGCCGACTGCCGCTGCCGAACTCGCGAGCCCCCATCGCGGCGAGTGGCTGGCACGGCTGGAACACTTGGCGCGGCAACTCGCCCGCAGTCAGGAGCGCGCGCTGCAACAGCGCATGCAACGGCTCGATGCACTGGCGCGACGGTTGCGCCACCCGGGCGAACAGCTTGCTGTGCAGCGGATGCGGCTGGATGGCCTGGCGCGGCGCTTGGCCCAACTGCGCCAACGCCGCCTGGATCAACTCGACGACGCGCTGGCCCGGCAGCGGCTGCGGCTGGCCTATGCCCGACCGGATCTGCCGCCGCTCGCGGTGCAGCTCGCTGGCCTGAAACAGCGCCTGCCCGGCGCGCTGCGCCACGCGAACGAGCGCCGCCAGGCACAGCTGGCGCAGTTGCAGGCCCGGCTCACCGCGCTGAATCCGGAAGCGGTGCTGTCGCGCGGCTATGCGTTGATCGAGCGCCAAGGCACCGTAGTCACTGCGGCCAGTGCACTACAGGGCGGCGACGTGTTGAAGTTGCGCTTTGCCGACGGCGCCGTCGATGCACAAGTCACTCAAGGCACCGGCGAGCAAGCCCAGCTGTTCTAG
- a CDS encoding MotA/TolQ/ExbB proton channel family protein: MLSIIEAAGWPIWLIIAASIAAVTIIFERLLSLRRSLVLPEGLLAHTVKDYRAHGVTPDSLSKLAASSPLGRVLAAGLKNVKSSRDIMKESIEEVGNAVAHDLERYIPTLGTLATVTPLLGLFGTVIGMIEIFGAQSPASGSNPAALAHGISVALYNTAFGIIVAVPCLMFYRYFRSRVDGFLVEMEQQAVKLVEVVHGERQ, encoded by the coding sequence ATGCTCTCGATCATCGAGGCCGCCGGCTGGCCGATCTGGTTGATTATCGCCGCATCCATCGCGGCCGTGACCATCATCTTCGAGCGCCTGCTCAGCCTGCGTCGATCGCTGGTCCTGCCCGAAGGCCTGCTGGCCCACACGGTGAAGGACTACCGCGCCCATGGCGTCACCCCTGATTCGCTGTCCAAGCTCGCCGCCAGCTCGCCGCTGGGCCGCGTGCTGGCCGCCGGTCTCAAGAACGTGAAGAGCAGCCGCGACATCATGAAGGAATCGATCGAAGAAGTGGGCAATGCGGTGGCGCACGACCTGGAGCGTTATATCCCGACGCTGGGCACGCTGGCCACGGTGACGCCGCTGCTGGGCCTCTTTGGCACCGTGATTGGCATGATCGAGATCTTCGGCGCACAGTCGCCGGCTTCGGGCTCCAACCCGGCTGCGCTGGCGCACGGTATCTCGGTGGCGCTCTACAACACCGCGTTCGGCATCATCGTCGCCGTGCCCTGCCTGATGTTCTATCGCTACTTCCGCTCGCGCGTCGATGGCTTCCTGGTCGAGATGGAGCAGCAGGCGGTCAAGCTGGTCGAAGTCGTGCACGGCGAGCGCCAGTAA